A single region of the Schizosaccharomyces osmophilus chromosome 3, complete sequence genome encodes:
- the ado1 gene encoding adenosine kinase — protein sequence MSSYVLFGLENPLLDYYVGGEDATLQKYGLKSNDAVLASEKQMGIYKEACVSYGAGGAAQNSCRAAQYVLPPNSTVFAGCVGDDDFARMLRESNEKAGLRSLFSVDPSTSTGVCAVVLSNNNKCRSLCTNLGAANNYKLNNLKIPEVWSLVESSKILYVGGYHLTVSPEAMLELAKHAVEKNKPYIMNLSAPFLSQFFKEQMDSVVPYCDYIIGNESEILSYGEHHGIETKDVGEVALALASVEKVNKKRSRAVVITQGADATIVVQDGEVKTYKPNHVPAEEIVDTNGAGDAFAGGFIAALAGEHGIDYAITLGHWLGQECIKVSGTTLPLPKKQYPLP from the coding sequence ATGTCTTCTTACGTCTTGTTTGGATTGGAAAACCCTTTGTTGGATTATTACGTTGGAGGAGAAGATGCTACACTCCAGAAATATGGACTGAAAAGCAACGATGCCGTTTTGGCAtctgaaaagcaaatgggTATTTACAAAGAGGCCTGTGTCAGTTATGGTGCTGGTGGTGCTGCTCAAAACAGCTGCCGTGCTGCTCAATATGTCCTTCCTCCCAACTCTACCGTTTTTGCTGGTTGTGTAGGTGATGACGACTTTGCTCGCATGCTTCGTGAGTCTAATGAAAAGGCTGGATTACgctctcttttttctgttgaTCCTTCCACAAGCACTGGTGTTTGTGCCGTTGTATTGAGTAACAACAACAAATGTCGCTCTTTGTGCACTAATTTGGGAGCCGCGAACAACTATAAGCTTAATAACTTGAAGATTCCTGAAGTTTGGAGCCTTGTTGAGAGCTCCAAGATTTTATATGTTGGTGGATACCATTTGACTGTCAGCCCCGAGGCCATGTTGGAACTGGCCAAGCACGCTGTTGAGAAGAACAAGCCTTACATCATGAACCTTAGTGctcctttcctttctcaattttttaaagaacaAATGGACTCTGTTGTCCCTTATTGTGACTACATCATTGGCAACGAGTCTGAAATCCTTAGCTATGGTGAACACCATGGCATTGAAACTAAGGATGTTGGTGAAGTAGCCTTGGCTTTGGCTTCTGTCGAGaaagtaaacaagaagCGCAGTCGTGCTGTTGTTATTACCCAAGGTGCTGATGCCACTATCGTAGTCCAGGATGGTGAAGTGAAGACCTACAAGCCTAACCACGTTCCCGCTGAGGAAATCGTCGACACCAATGGTGCAGGTGATGCCTTTGCTGGTGGTTTTATTGCTGCTCTTGCTGGAGAACATGGTATCGACTACGCTATTACACTCGGCCACTGGTTGGGTCAAGAGTGTATCAAAGTCAGCGGTACAACCCTTCCCCTTCCCAAAAAGCAATACCCTCTTCCCTAA
- the efm2 gene encoding translation elongation factor EF2/EF3 lysine methyltransferase Efm2/Rgg1, with product MDLPLIKAKPSYQQIKAVLNRIPSGDHVWDLDGDDEKRILNWLVGLIATNMEWIDNTDEKEELLVTICQMIAERSGRLAAPTKVRTFTMNNHKDIRILEPSLTYDTLGFKTWGSAPLLSAHLPEWETPNSSLRALELGSGTGLLGISAAHQLGWQMVCTDLPEIVKNMEHNVLENEDLVHENNGAVECHVLDWMNPPPDDDLPNWLAQPFERIIASDCVYETNFGRLAIALFLKYLAKDGIAITEYPLRQTHLGEIAEFEELMHEAGFVRETGEETGQEDFGSRYPVACRWSRWRYSNSK from the coding sequence ATGGATCTCCCTCTGATTAAAGCGAAACCCTCATATCAACAAATTAAGGCTGTGTTGAACAGGATCCCTTCCGGCGATCATGTTTGGGATCTAGACGGTGATGATGAAAAGCGTATTTTGAATTGGCTGGTAGGACTCATCGCGACAAACATGGAATGGATTGACAATACGgatgagaaagaagaacttTTGGTTACAATTTGTCAGATGATAGCTGAACGCAGCGGCCGCTTGGCTGCACCTACAAAAGTACGGACATTCACCATGAACAATCATAAGGACATTCGTATTTTAGAACCAAGTCTTACCTACGATACGCTCGGATTCAAAACATGGGGCTCTGCTCCTTTATTATCTGCCCACCTTCCTGAGTGGGAAACACCCAACTCATCCCTCCGAGCACTTGAGCTGGGATCTGGCACCGGGCTTTTGGGAATTAGTGCTGCTCATCAATTAGGATGGCAAATGGTCTGCACTGACTTGCCGGAAATCGTAAAAAATATGGAGCATaatgttttggaaaatgaagatCTCGTCCATGAAAACAACGGTGCTGTTGAATGTCATGTGTTGGACTGGATGAACCCTCCTCCTGACGATGATCTTCCAAATTGGCTTGCGCAGCCTTTTGAACGTATTATTGCCAGTGACTGTGTCTACGAAACGAATTTTGGAAGACTTGCAATTGCTTTATTCTTGAAATATCTAGCGAAGGACGGTATTGCAATCACCGAATACCCTCTTCGTCAGACACATTTGGGTGAGATTGCCGAATTCGAAGAATTGATGCACGAAGCTGGGTTTGTACGGGAAACTGGCGAAGAAACTGGTCAAGAAGATTTTGGCTCGCGATATCCCGTCGCTTGCCGTTGGAGTCGGTGGAGGTATAGTAACTCCAAATAA
- the mix23 gene encoding mitochondrial matrix import factor Mix23, translating to MNEEKRGLCLNIRYLKNVLRKARKMDDTIQLSLNSAKWESPSQARESQEQRCNRVKQELFRGWLSRDNFLKECISVTEEELSKGTPSSNTIPISEKPLVSERLDPYAKEQEIKITPPEEVKMTLKSEQTVENIIRDQTWETLTNACPGMFGNWEADYNKAK from the exons atgaatgaagaaaagagaggACTTTGCTTGAACATTCGGTATTTGAAGA ATGTTTTAAGAAAGGCACGAAAGATGGATGATACAATACAATTATCTCTTAATTCTGCTAAATGGGAATCACCGAGCCAAGCCAGAGAATCTCAAGAGCAACGATGCAATCGAGTCAAGCAAGAGTTATTTCGAGGCTGGCTTAGTAGAGATAATTTCTTGAAGGAGTGCATTTCAGTTACCGAAGAGGAATTATCCAAAGGTACTCCGTCATCAAATACTATTCCAATCTCCGAAAAACCACTGGTTTCTGAACGCTTGGACCCTTATGCtaaagaacaagaaataaaaataacaCCACCAGAGGAGGTTAAAATGACGCTTAAGTCTGAGCAGACTGTTGAAAATATTATACGAGACCAGACTTGGGAAACACTTACGAATGCTTGCCCGGGAATGTTTGGCAACTGGGAAGCGGACTATAATAAAGCCAAATAA
- the pbi2 gene encoding vaculoar proteinase B inhibitor Pbi2 encodes MSEKSYIVQLKDTTDVNKVKSDLEASGVKIGHVYDTVFKGFSVTLPENSVSTLDAHPEVQHYEADKEMHTTKKD; translated from the exons ATGAGTGAAAAATCCTACATT GTACAATTGAAAGACACTACCGATGTGAACAA GGTAAAATCTGATTTGGAAGCATCTGGCGTTAAAATCGGTCATGTCTATGATACCGTTTTTAAGGGATTCAGTGTTACTCTCCCCGAGAACTCTGTAAGCACTCTGGATGCTCATCCTGAAGTTCAACATTATGAAGCCGACAAGGAAATGCATACCACAAAGAAGGATTAA
- the ctp1 gene encoding endonuclease activator Ctp1 — protein MTTEQTSLTHRHWSSLYHELGNAIERLEEENLQLKTELTYEKKIRVQVEQELANERSEKKTLPSTNSPRKSTAQGVSSVPSLPNSQASTTEEEDEIPGSETAEEDFKDHEVPKQEPMSPKLPLQADVKPEHTKNASFPIFKDEPNEDAMLSSENSYQSSPGEARLQARAPEDMALLRETQPLAPVDVNSLPRFPVPKQPEFGSKKETNQDEFDDVIRGKKRKLLPAFDCPDCQKFYKLHGPLKDTGIALAWNDENRKPNGLPHTCPHNTLVQKVGRHRRMAPPKKIPDGFWESDFID, from the exons ATGACTACTGAACAAACGAGCTTAACTCACCGACACTGGAGTAGCCTGTATCATGAACTAGGAAACGCCATTGAAcgtttggaagaagaaaatcttCAACTAAAAACAGAGCTGAcatatgaaaaaaagattcgCGTTCAAGTAGAACAAGAACTTGCTAATGAGCGTtctgaaaaaaagacaCTTCCATCTACCAATTCTCCTCGAAAGTCAACGGCGCAAGGCGTTTCCTCAGTGCCCTCTCTACCAAATTCCCAAGCTTCTACCacggaagaagaagatgaaattcCAGGGAGCGAGACTGCTGAGGAGGATTTCAAAGACCATGAAGTACCGAAGCAGGAACCCATGTCTCCCAAACTCCCCCTCCAAGCTGATGTAAAACCCGAGCATACAAAGAATGCATCCTTTCCAATTTTCAAGGATGAGCCGAATGAGGATGCCATGTTATCCAGTGAAAATTCTTATCAAAGCTCTCCCGGCGAAGCCCGTTTACAAGCTCGTGCTCCCGAAGACATGGCTTTGTTACGTGAAACCCAACCTTTGGCTCCAGTAGACGTAAATAGTCTTCCTCGATTTCCAGTCCCCAAACAGCCTGAATTTggaagtaaaaaagaaactaacCAGGATGAATTTGACGATGTCATTCGTGGAAAGAAACGAAAGTTATTACCAGCATTTGATTGTCCTGATTGTCAAAAA TTTTACAAGTTACACGGCCCTCTCAAGGACACTGGCATTGCACTAGCGTGGAACGACGAGAATCGCAAACCAAATGGCTTGCCTCATACTTGTCCCCATAATACACTTGTTCAAAAAGTTGGCCGTCATCGACGTATGGCGCCTCCGAAAAAGATACCTGACGGGTTTTGGGAAAGCGACTTTATAGATTAA
- the mms2 gene encoding ubiquitin conjugating enzyme E2 Mms2, translating to MAKVPRNFRLLEELEKGEKGLGDNSCSYGLTNADDISLSDWNATILGPAHSVHENRIYSVKIHCDFKYPDAPPRVTFVSKINLPGVDAETGEINPNKIGCLRHWKREYTMETILLELKKEMASPSNRKLPQPAEGSTYE from the exons ATGGCTAAAGT TCCTCGTAATTTTCGACTTCtagaagaacttgaaaaaggCGAAAAAGGTCTCGGAGACAATTCTTGTTCTTATGGATTGACTAATGCTGATGACATTAGCTTGTCTGATTGGAATGCTACCATATTAGGACCTGCTCAT AGCGTCCATGAAAATCGAATTTATAGCGTAAAAATACACTGTGATTTTAAATATCCGGATGCTCCTCCTCGTGTAACTTTTGTCTCCAAAATTAATTTACCTGGCGTTGACGCTGAAACTGGAGAG ATTAATCCGAACAAAATTGGTTGTCTTCGTCATTGGAAACGAGAATATACGATGGAAACGATTCTTTTGGAGTTGAAAAA AGAGATGGCATCTCCATCGAACCGCAAATTACCTCAACCTGCTGAAGGTAGTACTTATGAGTAG
- a CDS encoding 3-hydroxyacyl-CoA dehydrogenase has protein sequence MSEPVPTTDTQDWPGHHKDLNPQPDLLTYRDGREHVGTGKLKNKRSLITGGDSGIGKAAALMFAREGSDIVITCLPEERHDAEHTKQMIEKEGRKCFYLATDLSSAENCRKLVHFTVEKLGGIDVLVNNAGFQKIANTIEDISDEQWDFTFKTNIYSFFWITKAALKHMKPGSSIVNAASINAYVGRPDLSDYTSTKGAIVSFTRAVSNQYASRGIRVNAVAPGPIYTPLVQSTFPSEMIEISNQVPMGRMGQPSEVASCYLFLACSEAGYITGQTIHVNGGTVVNG, from the coding sequence ATGTCTGAACCCGTACCTACCACTGATACTCAAGACTGGCCTGGTCATCACAAAGACTTAAATCCTCAGCCTGATTTACTGACATACCGTGATGGAAGAGAACATGTTGGTACCggaaaattgaagaacAAGCGCAGCTTAATTACTGGAGGAGACTCTGGAATTGGTAAAGCCGCCGCACTTATGTTTGCTCGTGAAGGCAGTGATATCGTGATCACTTGCTTACCAGAAGAGCGCCATGATGCAGAGCATACCAAGCAAAtgatagaaaaagaaggtcGCAAGtgcttttatttagctaCTGATCTCAGTTCTGCTGAAAACTGCAGAAAGCTGGTTCACTTCACAGTCGAAAAGTTGGGAGGCATCGATGTCCTCGTAAATAACGCTGGTTTCCAGAAAATCGCAAATACCATTGAAGACATCTCCGATGAACAATGGGACTTTACCTTTAAAACCAACAtctattctttcttttggatcACAAAGGCCGCCCTTAAGCACATGAAGCCTGGTAGTTCCATCGTCAATGCTGCTAGTATTAACGCCTATGTCGGACGACCCGACTTGTCAGATTATACATCCACGAAGGGTGCAATCGTAAGCTTCACGAGAGCCGTGAGTAATCAATATGCCAGCCGTGGCATTCGTGTCAACGCCGTTGCCCCAGGCCCTATATATACGCCGCTTGTCCAATCTACATTTCCTTCAGAAATGATTGAGATCTCAAATCAAGTACCTATGGGACGCATGGGCCAGCCCTCTGAAGTGGCTTCCTGTTATCTTTTCTTGGCTTGCTCTGAAGCTGGATATATTACCGGCCAAACAATTCACGTCAACGGTGGTACCGTTGTAAATGGCTAA
- a CDS encoding heat shock protein Hsp20 family — protein MLFDAFTDHIFDDIFDLHDRSKQAKSAWFACWGPAFELRETDTTVEVDVEVPGIPKDNLHIDLDGRKLTVSGERKPDESQAGPLIRWSERCFGVFSRTIALPQFVDDRMVQASLKDGILSIIMNKKQTESSTKIVEIQ, from the coding sequence ATGTTGTTCGACGCGTTCACAGACCACATCTTTGATGATATCTTTGACCTTCATGACCGCTCGAAACAGGCAAAGTCTGCATGGTTTGCTTGCTGGGGACCTGCCTTTGAATTAAGGGAAACGGATACTACTGTTGAAGTCGACGTTGAAGTTCCGGGAATTCCAAAAGACAACTTGCACATAGACTTGGATGGTCGAAAGTTAACTGTTTCCGGAGAGCGTAAACCTGACGAATCTCAAGCTGGTCCTCTCATTCGCTGGAGTGAAAGATGTTTTGGTGTTTTTTCTCGGACTATAGCTTTGCCTCAATTCGTTGATGATCGGATGGTACAGGCCTCTTTGAAAGATGGTATACTGAGTATCATCATGAACAAGAAACAGACAGAATCTAGCACGAAAATTGTTGAAATCCAATAA
- the cog4 gene encoding Golgi transport complex subunit Cog4, producing the protein MTNLSVYECTNLNQIEALFQSLQVKSKQTDEQLESLLDDRQPIESYKSTFKTLGERLVLLVTQIDELKHEFCDISIVDQQVIDNIKVVDREQNRLKECLLYVRQVRDFKECLIELNRAMLRQQWEKAADFVHRANCTSPSIIQGKFALAVVPTSEQPLSPTETLNEVVESLHALFQREFQKAARNKDQKEITRYFKLFPLIGKEKEGLEAYWHFFGGIIASKARATLDEPPSHSLFFSQAFTGLVEHVASIVRAHTPLVLRYYKAKNTITVIENLQYDCDRQGSIIISTMYDVRRISSLLHSIESYKFLLLNAKVKHRNLPLDQREMERVSLQVLHPLLNELTSILTKWNMYKVFMSRFIYRLLNPDPSFKSNNERSFECANVFSSSVVEELNSDQLIPSLLHLETYYLKHSMETAFELEEHYTRVLPWTSSIVDDVMYVTKQIIQRVFFSGSSAYLDKFVHETLCPIFKISYFAYISSDLTGLCGSIRSQFQKFKDAGKVQKPFYERFVILTNSASLSKQYLCTVLDEIQKKDNEVYPFYKDKEQVSATLDKFRSDSSMFDKLCSYAFNTYFPIFLLPKIEITIDDAFMDCEYVLSYDDYTKELARERPLVSRLRVIWNRITAFDEFTQENQFTLTSMACEKAASYLEHLVLYKIQWNEYGAMALESDLSQCIHVLSKEQVQLRDNFERLQELLLLLVWESESASPSQIVEDLSLRLLSLDIVAAIQEKKKASETKGE; encoded by the coding sequence atgACAAATTTATCTGTATATGAATGTACGAATTTAAATCAGATTGAAGCATTATTTCAGTCGTTGCAAGtgaaatcaaaacaaacgGATGAACAGCTCGAATCCCTTCTGGACGATCGACAGCCCATTGAAAGCTACAAGTCTACATTTAAAACTCTTGGGGAACGGTTGGTTTTGTTGGTGACTCAGATCGATGAATTGAAACATGAGTTTTGTGACATCTCTATCGTGGATCAGCAGGTCATTGACAATATCAAAGTTGTGGATAGAGAACAGAATCGTTTAAAGGAATGTCTTTTGTATGTTCGGCAAGTTCGTGATTTTAAGGAATGCCTCATAGAACTGAACCGAGCTATGCTACGCCAACAGTGGGAAAAAGCGGCAGATTTCGTACATCGAGCGAATTGTACCTCTCCGTCTATTATTCAAGGAAAGTTTGCCCTTGCAGTTGTTCCAACGAGTGAGCAACCACTTTCTCCTACCGAAACTTTGAACGAAGTTGTTGAATCACTGCATGCGCTTTTTCAGAgagaattccaaaaagctGCTCGTAACAAGgatcaaaaagaaattactaGGtatttcaaactttttcctttaattggaaaagaaaaagagggGTTAGAGGCATACTGGCATTTTTTCGGTGGAATCATCGCTTCAAAAGCTAGAGCTACGCTCGACGAACCTCCATCtcattctttattcttttcacAAGCCTTTACTGGCTTGGTTGAACATGTTGCTAGCATAGTACGAGCCCATACTCCCCTGGTTCTTCGGTACTATAAGGCAAAGAATACAATCACAGTTATCGAAAACTTACAGTATGATTGTGATAGACAAGGATCCATCATTATAAGCACGATGTATGATGTTCGTCGTATCTCTTCCCTTCTGCATTCTATAGAGAGCTATAAATTCCTGCTTTTGAATGCAAAAGTCAAGCACCGTAACCTACCTTTAGATCAACGTGAAATGGAACGAGTAAGTTTACAAGTCTTACATCCTCTGTTGAATGAGCTTACCTCGATTTTGACTAAGTGGAATATGTACAAGGTTTTCATGAGCCGTTTTATATATCGCTTGTTAAATCCCgatccttcttttaaatcTAACAATGAACGTTCATTTGAATGCGCAAACGTTTTTTCGAGTTCAGTAgttgaagaattaaattCCGACCAGCTTATACCCTCCCTCTTGCATTTGGAAACTTATTATTTAAAGCATAGCATGGAAACAGCTTTTGAGCTAGAGGAACATTATACAAGGGTTCTTCCTTGGACGAGCTCCATTGTTGATGATGTTATGTACGTTACTAAGCAAATCATTCAGcgtgttttcttttctggcTCATCTGCATACCTCGATAAATTTGTCCACGAAACTTTGTGTCCAATCTTTAAAATATCCTACTTCGCATATATTTCTTCAGACCTGACTGGCTTATGTGGAAGTATTCGCAGTCAGTTTCAAAAGTTTAAAGACGCTGGCAAGGTCCAAAAGCCATTCTACGAGCGTTTCGTTATTTTAACGAATAGTGCTTCTTTGAGTAAGCAGTATCTATGTACAGTTTTAGacgaaattcaaaaaaaggataatgAGGTTTACcctttttataaagataaagaaCAGGTGTCTGCTACATTGGATAAGTTTCGGAGTGACAGTAGCATGTTTGATAAACTATGCTCCTACGCCTTTAATACCTACTTCCccattttccttcttccgaaaattgaaataacCATTGACGACGCGTTTATGGATTGTGAATATGTACTTTCTTACGATGACTATACCAAGGAACTTGCTCGCGAGCGGCCACTTGTGAGTAGGCTCCGAGTAATTTGGAATAGGATAACTGCTTTCGATGAATTTACACAGGAAAATCAATTTACGCTAACTAGTATGGCTTGCGAAAAAGCTGCTAGCTACTTGGAACACCTTGTCCTTTATAAGATTCAATGGAATGAATATGGTGCCATGGCCCTTGAGAGTGATCTTTCACAATGCATTCACGTGCTCTCTAAAGAGCAGGTTCAGTTACGTGACAATTTTGAACGATTGCAGGAACTATTGTTATTATTGGTTTGGGAAAGTGAATCGGCATCACCATCTCAAATTGTAGAAGATTTGAGTTTACGTCTGCTTTCTTTGGATATTGTTGCAGCCatccaagaaaagaagaaggcaTCGGAGACTAAGGGAGAGTAA
- the naa15 gene encoding NatA N-acetyltransferase complex regulatory subunit Naa15, with amino-acid sequence MAKVQLSPKDITQFRTALKCYETRQYKKGLKAIESVIEKHPEHGESIALKGILLHSLGQIKEGYENVRCGLRHDVASGVCWHIYGLVCKADKDYVQAAKCYINAQKLERGNTSLLRDLALLQSQLRQFKPLADTRNSLLQTNPGVRGNWSALAVAQYLRGEFASSFKILDAFETTISQGIPVDPQEESESQLFINLVILKKDGANAAYEHLLSEEKKILDLTAFLEIKVEYELTLEKFDEAKATLIRLLDRNSDNHDYFHKLQQAYGYEDDKHNVLNYDKWLSLYDKISVIYPRSECPRRIPLDMLTGDLFAQRVDLYLRAKLKRGIPSVFVDIKSLYKDTSKCEIVEKLVSGYASSLLDHAKFSTADTEVQIPTSLLWTYYYLAQHFDYKRELNQAEHYISLALQHTPTLVELYMTQARIFKHQGKLQEAMETMDFSRKLDLQDRFVNNKCAKYMLRNHENELAANTVGLFTRNEAVGGSVGDLADMQCLWYMLEDAKSFYRQKKYAMALKRFNIVFSIFEAWADDQFDFHFFAFRKNTIRNYLDLLSWEDGVFNNSAFYEACQLATQIYLDLFDHPFARYGPKPAEYEKLLQGNLDEEERKKLMKKLKKDNSKRHERAEKIKETDKARAKSEDGTPVKFDEDPLGEELVSTNTPLKDAQKYMDKLLSVSKENPTTLLLAAKLYGRQGDSEAANHYLEQATQILDQDHASIIEAKEYLTTKRD; translated from the exons ATGGCCAAAGTACAACTGAGTCCAAAGGATATTACTCAATTTCGTACGGCTTTA AAATGCTACGAGACTAGACAATACAAAAAGGGTCTCAAGGCTATTGAGTCTGTAATCGAAAAGCATCCTGAACATGGTGAATCAATCGCCCTTAAAGgtattcttcttcattcgTTAGGACAAATCAAAGAAGGTTATGAAAACGTTCGTTGCGGTCTTCGTCACGATGTTGCTTCCGGTGTTTGTTGGCATATTTATGGTCTTGTTTGCAAAGCAGATAAAGATTATGTACAAGCAGCTAAATGCTACATTAATGCCCAAAAGCTGGAAAGGGGGAATACTAGTCTTTTGCGCGACCTTGCCCTTTTGCAGAGTCAACTTCGTCAATTCAAGCCTTTGGCTGATACAAGAAACTCTCTCTTACAAACCAACCCCGGTGTCCGTGGTAATTGGAGCGCCTTGGCTGTAGCCCAATATCTTCGAGGCGAATTCGCTAGTTCGTTCAAAATTTTGGACGCCTTTGAGACTACTATCAGTCAGGGAATTCCCGTTGATCCACAAGAAGAGTCCGAGTCTCAACTTTTTATCAACTTGgttattttgaagaaagatgGTGCAAATGCTGCTTATGAACACTTGCTTTccgaagaaaagaagattttaGATCTTACTGCATTTTTGGAGATCAAGGTTGAATACGAGTTaactttggaaaaatttgaCGAAGCAAAGGCTACTCTCATCAGATTGTTAGATCGCAATTCTGACAACCATGATTATTTTCACAAGTTGCAACAAGCTTATGGCTATGAAGATGATAAGCACAATGTACTTAACTACGATAAGTGGCTCTCTCTTTATGATAAGATTTCTGTGATTTATCCTAGATCCGAATGTCCCAGAAGAATACCTTTGGATATGCTAACTGGTGATTTATTCGCTCAGAGAGTAGATTTGTATTTGCGTGCCAAGCTTAAACGAGGAATTCCTTCTGTATTTGTAGACATCAAGTCTTTATACAAAGATACTTCTAAATGTGAGATAGTCGAAAAGTTGGTTTCCGGTTATGCCTCGTCTTTGTTGGACCATGCAAAGTTTTCGACTGCAGATACTGAAGTGCAAATTCCTACTTCCCTGCTTTGGACATACTATTATTTGGCTCAACACTTTGATTATAAACGCGAGTTGAATCAAGCTGAACATTATATTTCTCTAGCACTTCAACATACTCCTACCCTCGTTGAACTTTACATGACACAGGCAAGAATTTTCAAGCACCAAGGGAAATTACAGGAAGCTATGGAAACTATGGATTTTTCCCGCAAATTAGATTTACAAGATCGTTTCGTGAACAACAAGTGTGCAAAATACATGTTACGCAATCATGAAAATGAACTTGCTGCGAACACCGTCGGATTATTCACTAGAAATGAAGCTGTCGGCGGTTCCGTAGGTGACCTTGCTGATATGCAATGCCTTTGGTATATGTTGGAAGACGCAAAGTCGTTTTAtcgtcaaaagaaatatgcTATGGCATTGAAGCGTTTCAACATTGTTTTCTCTATCTTTGAAGCTTGGGCTGATGACCAATTcgattttcatttctttgcttttcgtaaGAACACCATTCGTAATTACTTGGATCTGCTCTCTTGGGAAGACGGCGTATTCAATAATTCTGCTTTTTATGAAGCTTGTCAACTTGCTACTCAAATTTATTTAGATCTCTTCGATCATCCTTTTGCTCGCTATGGGCCCAAGCCTGCagaatatgaaaagttATTGCAAGGAAATCTTGACGAGgaagagagaaaaaaattaatgaaaaagctgaaaaaaGACAACTCCAAGCGTCATGAGCGTGCAGAGaagataaaagaaacagacAAAGCTCGTGCAAAGTCAGAGGATGGTACGCCTGTGAAGTTTGACGAAGACCCTCTTGGTGAAGAGTTAGTTAGTACGAATACCCCGCTAAAGGATGCCCAAAAGTACATGGATAAATTATTGTcagtttcaaaagaaaatccaacaactttgcttttggcTGCGAAATTGTATGGTCGCCAGGGCGACTCAGAAGCTGCGAACCACTATTTGGAGCAGGCAACCCAAATTTTGGACCAAGATCATGCGTCTATCatagaagcaaaagaatacCTGACCACCAAAAGAGATTag
- the cox5 gene encoding cytochrome c oxidase subunit V, with protein sequence MLSGKLLMQRLPKQLLGLRNAASIGANSTASLQKETPLADAMIARPRLVDLQQRWDIMPQEEKDTLITDLYARQKLPWTELSVDEKRAAYWIAFGEHGPRAYSNINQKTVFWGTAAGLIIAVALFALIRTQAAPAPHTMTREWQEKSNEYMKENRINPISGEASEGFNGRGQISGGMFSPSGKQA encoded by the coding sequence ATGTTGTCCGGAAAATTGTTAATGCAACGACTTCCCAAGCAGTTGCTTGGCCTTCGTAACGCGGCTAGCATTGGTGCCAACAGTACTGCCTCTTTACAGAAGGAAACTCCTTTGGCAGATGCCATGATTGCTCGTCCTCGTCTCGTCGATTTGCAGCAGCGATGGGATATAATGCctcaagaagaaaaagacaCTTTAATTACCGATTTGTACGCTCGTCAAAAGCTTCCTTGGACAGAATTGTCGGTCGATGAAAAGCGTGCTGCTTACTGGATTGCTTTCGGTGAACACGGACCCCGTGCCTACAGTAATATCAACCAAAAGACGGTCTTCTGGGGAACCGCTGCTGGTCTCATAATTGCCGTTGCCTTGTTTGCTTTGATTCGTACTCAAGCTGCCCCTGCTCCTCATACCATGACCCGTGAATGGCAAGAAAAATCTAACGAATACATGAAGGAGAACAGGATTAACCCCATTAGTGGTGAAGCCAGTGAAGGTTTCAACGGACGTGGTCAAATTAGCGGTGGTATGTTCTCTCCTTCTGGTAAGCAAGCTTAA